TTGATGTGCCGGTTGATGTTGTAGTACGCCGCGTCCCCGTGCAGGCGCCTTCGGACGATGTCCGCGAGTTCGCAGAGCGTCCACAGGTCCTGTGTCGCGTAGAGCACTCGCCCGTCGTCCATGGACAGGCGCTCGCCGCGCATCACTTTGGCGCGGATCGCGTCGAGTCGCGGATCGGCGTGGCCCGCGCCGGGCCGGTCGAGGGGCGTCGCGAAGGCGGCGGAAGCGGCGGTGCTCATGGGGGATGATAGGGAGCGGCGGGCGCGCAAAAACAAAGCGGCGCCGGACCTGTGCATCCGGCGCCGAGGGGAATCGTGGATATCCGGACCCGGTCAGCTCGTCATGAGCAGGGCGCGGTCGGGCGTCATGGGGCCCGAGCCGGGCATGATGGCGAGCGTCGCGGTGGTGAGGCCCTGGAGGGCCAGCTCGCGGATGCTCACGCCGCCGCCGTGGGAGAAGCGGGTGACCTCGCGCTCGACCTGCCCGTTGGCGTTGAGAACGACGAGACGGTACCCGTCGTCGCGCTGGGGGAGGAAGTTGCAGACGAGGAAGGCGTTGGCGCCGGCCTCGTCGACGACGAGACGGGCCTGGACGCCGGCGGCGTCCTCGTGGACCGCGTTGAAGGACCGGAACTGCGAGGCCGGGTCGGTGAGGATCGAGGCGAAGCGCGCGCCGTACTGCTCGGCGATGGCCTTGACCGCGGCGTCGCCGGCGATCGCCTCGCGGATGCCGTCGTACTGCTGCGACTGGCGGACGAGCGCGACGCCCAGGACCGCCGACGCGGTGAGCAGGCCGATGCACGCGGCGCGCCACAGGGGCGACACGTTGCGCTGCAGGGCGAGGGTGAAGAACCCGATCTTGCGCGAGACGTGGTCGGAGAACTCTCCGGCGCGGGCGGCGACGATCGCGTCGCGCACCGACGAGACGACGCGCCCCTTCAGGCCGATGGGCGCCTCGACCTCGGGCAGCCATTCGTCGGACTGCACGGCGTGCGCAGCGCGGAGCTGCTCGCGACGGACCTGCGCCTGCACCGAGGGCGGCGCGGCGCGGAACGCGCGCTCGAATTCACGGCGCTCTTCGTCGTCGAGAAGACCGAGGACATCCAGCGACGCAAGTTCAAAGAGGTCTCGAGTAATCATGCCGCCATCTCCTCGCCACTCCCCCTCTCCCTGAGACGCACGAGCGCGCGACTCAAGGCAGATTTGATCGTTCCCAGAGGCTTGTTCAACTCAATCCCGATCTGCCGCAGGGTCATACCGTCGAGGTACGAACGGGTGACAACGATCCGCTGCAATTCGGGCAACTGTTCGATCTTCTTCATCAGCGCGGCGAACCGTTCGTCGCGCTCCACGCCTTCGCCCACCACCTCGCCGGACGCCTGGGGAGGCATCGCGTCGCTGAGTGTGGACGCCTTGATCCGCGCTTTCTGGCGCCGCAGACGATCGACAAGGATGCGCCGCGACAACATCATCACCCAGGTCACCAGCGCCGCACGCTTGGGGTCGTACCGACCCGCGGTCCGCCAGAGCCGGACAAACACTTCCTGGACCGCGTCTTCCGCGTCGGACCGCGTGGGCATCATCTGATACGCCATGCGATAGACCAACGGACCAAAACGGTCGTATAGCTCGCTGACCGCGGACTCATCGTCCAAGCTGACGCGCTGCATCAGCTCGTAGTCCGCGTCGAGTTGGGCGGCCCGATCACTCATCCCATCTCCGAGCCCTGCGGGGGCTCGCCCGACCAAGACCGGCTACCCACTGCCGGCACAGGTCTCTGTACGCCGGGATCTTTGGTTCGGATCCCGCGTCCACCCATTTCGTCGCCAAACAATACCCTGAAACCGTCCGAGAATCTTCCCCAAAGATTCCCCGACTGTTTACCCGATTTGGGGGTTGTGCCGATGAGAAGGTTCGGGTAGACTTTGAGGTGTACGGGCCCCGACGCCCGTCACCAAGTGGAGGTGAGCGCCTTGACGACATACAGCGCTCTGTTGAAGGGCCCCGCGGCGGAAGCCGCTCTACGACGTCCGATGAACGCGACCATGTCGCGCGTGTCTGTCAATGCACGCGCCGGCTTCTCGCTCATCGATCTGCTCGTTTCGATCGTCATCATCGGTCTGCTGATGGCGATCATGCTGCCCGTGCTCACCCACGCGGCCGAGGCCTCTCGCCGCGTCGCCTGTCGCTCCAACGTTCGACAGATGGGTCTTGGCCTCGCGCTCTACGCCGAGGACAACAACGGGCAGCTCCCTCGCAGCGAATTCGCCGCCGGCGCAACCCCCGACACCTATCGCCCCCACCAGATGATGCTCCTCCACGCCGGCAAGGGCCCTGGCGACTGGGATGGGCTCGGCTGGCTCTACGCCGCGGATTACCTGCGGACCCCCACGCTCTACTACTGCCCGAGCCATCGAGGCATGCACTCGTTCCAGAACTACGAGGTCGCCTGGCTGAACAACTCCGTCGCGATCGTCGGCAACTACCACTTCCGCGCATTGGTCGGGCCGGTGTACCTCACCGATCTCTCCCCCAACATGGCGCTGATCTCCGACGGCATGCGCACCGCGCAGGACTTCAACCACACCATCGGCGCCAACGTGCTCCTCGCCGACCTCTCGGTCGCGTGGGCCGCCGATCCGGACGGGTCCATCCTCCAGTCGCTCCCGCGCACCGAGGCAGACGCCACCGCCGCTGAAGCGGTCGCCCGCGCGTGGCACATCCTCGAGGACGGCAACGACGGTCGCTTCCCGGGCCTTCCCTGGAACCCCAACACCCCGACCGGCCCAGGCAATGCGCAAGGCCTCGGCGCGCACCTGCGCTGATCCCGGGCGTCCAACCCACTGATCCACCCAGCAACGCCGCGAACCCTCGCGGCGTTTCTCATTCCGCGGCGCGCTCGCCGGGGTATCCTTCAACTCGCCACCCGCTTAACGGAGCCACGCACGCATGCGACGCGACCTTCTTTCCTTCGCCGTCCTCGCTTCCTCGTTCCTCGCCGCCGACGCTATGGCACAGCTCACCCCCGACCGGATGTACTACGGCAAGAGCCGCTCGATCCCCATGACCGTCGAGGTCCCCACGGGGACAACCGGCCCGGTGCAGATCCGGCTCTTCCAGCACGGGGCCGCCCAGCCGGCCGAGACCGCCGACGCCGACGCTGGCAAGGTCGACCTCGCCGGGCTGTTCCCCGTCCTGTGGACGACCAGCAGCCCGCGCCTCCTCTACGCCCAGCTCTTCGTGGGCGAGGCGGCCATCGGGGCGCCGGTCGTGCTCCAGCCCCTCACCACCCCCAAGTACGCCCAGGGCACCAACCCGGCC
This Phycisphaeraceae bacterium DNA region includes the following protein-coding sequences:
- a CDS encoding sigma-70 family RNA polymerase sigma factor codes for the protein MSDRAAQLDADYELMQRVSLDDESAVSELYDRFGPLVYRMAYQMMPTRSDAEDAVQEVFVRLWRTAGRYDPKRAALVTWVMMLSRRILVDRLRRQKARIKASTLSDAMPPQASGEVVGEGVERDERFAALMKKIEQLPELQRIVVTRSYLDGMTLRQIGIELNKPLGTIKSALSRALVRLRERGSGEEMAA
- a CDS encoding DUF1559 domain-containing protein: MNATMSRVSVNARAGFSLIDLLVSIVIIGLLMAIMLPVLTHAAEASRRVACRSNVRQMGLGLALYAEDNNGQLPRSEFAAGATPDTYRPHQMMLLHAGKGPGDWDGLGWLYAADYLRTPTLYYCPSHRGMHSFQNYEVAWLNNSVAIVGNYHFRALVGPVYLTDLSPNMALISDGMRTAQDFNHTIGANVLLADLSVAWAADPDGSILQSLPRTEADATAAEAVARAWHILEDGNDGRFPGLPWNPNTPTGPGNAQGLGAHLR